The nucleotide sequence CAGACCACTGCAGTACCACACCATGATGTCAAAGCAACTCTGCATTCGGATGATCATAGGAGCTTATATAGCTGGGAATCTACATTCCATGATTCATGTAGGGTTTTTATTTAGGCTAACCTTCTGTGGGTCTCATCAGATCAATCACTTTTTTTGTGATGTTCTTCCATTATACAGACTCTCCTGTATTGATCCTTATCTCAATGAACTGATGATCCTTATATTTTCAGGATCAGTTCAAGTCTCCACTATTACCGTAGTCTTAATCTCTTATCTTTGCATACTTTACACCATTTTCCAAATGAATTCCAAAAAGGGAAGAGTCAAGGCCTTATCTACTTGTGCATCTCACTTTCTCTCTATCTCAATATTCTATGGCTCTCTTCTCATCATGTACATTCGGCCAAGTTCAGTTACAGATGCGGATAAAGATATACCAATTGCTATATTTTATACTCTAGTAATCCCTTTATTAAACCCTTTTATCTATAGTCTAAGAAATAAGGAAATAATAAGCGTTATGAAAAAATTATTAAGAAGAGAAACCATATCAATCTGAAACAAATATCCCCTGTGACTAATTGATTTTGATTAAACTTCTTTCAAAATCAAGATACAGAGAAACTTAATATGAGGACTTTGTAAACCAAACAGTAAAGAGGAGGTTTAAATCATAAAATATAGAAATGTTTAAATAAGTTCTGAAAAGAAGTGTTCTGCTAAATGTATTTCAAATTCTAAACTCTTAGGAGGGAACTGAATTACTCCTCTTAAAGGAGAATTCGAAAATATTACATATTTTCATGTATTCAATAAATCCTAAAAATATACAGGGTATATATGGGTAGCCTTCATTTAGTATGATTGACAAATAGTTGGGATCCCTAATCTTAATCTTACTATCTCACACACATTTATTCTCATATATTATTTAAGCTATATCCTCTATTATAAATAAAGTATGCATTTGAATTTGATCCTTAATTTTCTTTGCAT is from Tenrec ecaudatus isolate mTenEca1 chromosome 2, mTenEca1.hap1, whole genome shotgun sequence and encodes:
- the LOC142441450 gene encoding olfactory receptor 5K3-like — translated: MTGVNYSLSADFILIGFTDRPDLKALLFVVFFVIYLITMVGNLGLVVLISMERRLHTPMYIFLGNLALMDACCSSAITPKMLQNFFSEDRMISLHECMAQFYFLCLAETADCVLLAAMAYDRYVAICRPLQYHTMMSKQLCIRMIIGAYIAGNLHSMIHVGFLFRLTFCGSHQINHFFCDVLPLYRLSCIDPYLNELMILIFSGSVQVSTITVVLISYLCILYTIFQMNSKKGRVKALSTCASHFLSISIFYGSLLIMYIRPSSVTDADKDIPIAIFYTLVIPLLNPFIYSLRNKEIISVMKKLLRRETISI